In Dehalococcoidales bacterium, a genomic segment contains:
- a CDS encoding valine--tRNA ligase, translated as MFESEQNEMPKAYEAAKVETKWYEYWMKQEYFKPKIDHNKEPFVIMMPPPNVTGGLHVGHALTATLEDIMIRWHRMLGEPTLWLPGFDHAGIAAQVVVERQLAAEGTDKYDMGREKFEKRIWEWAGECHDTIMHQHQRLGISCDWSRERFTLDESLSKAVREAFVRLYNKGLIYRGERIINRCPRCATALSDLEVNHKDVEGNLYYIRYKLAGDEENYLTVATTRPETLLGDTAIAINPVDEKLAKFIGKKAIVPVVNREIPIVGDEAVDLEFGTGAVKVTPAHDPVDFEIGQRHNLPLVNILNPDATMNENAGPYVGMDRFECRKAIITDLDKDGLLVKIEPYNHSIGHCFRCNTVVEPIASKQWFVKTEPLAKPAIEAVTDGRITILPERFTKVYLNWMENIRDWCISRQLWWGHRIPVWYCKECDALTVDNKDPQCCSGCGSSAIEQDPDVLDTWFSSALWPHSTLGWPDDTEDLRYFYPTSVLETAYDILFFWVARMIMLGIEDTGNIPFRTVYLHGLVRDEKGEKMSKTRGNVVDPLELMDKYGTDALRFALSTGISPGNDTKITPIKMEAGRNFANKMWNATRFVLKSMESYNGDMKIEREFLPLEDRWILSRLNSTVADVDRLMQEYQFGEVQRQIYDFLWGEFCDWYIEITKVRLNAAEGVISPIPVLIEVLEKSLRLLHPFMPFITEELWQNIVSRLPADKTRPESIMIASYPRTDKSLEDKAAEEVMASVVEIIRSVRNARTEYKVEQSKLIEAIIYAGEKEKEIAAYASAIQTLAKAVPVVKGAREGALPENALVIALEGIEIVIPMQSMVDIEAEKKRIGKEIEQLDNDVARLKNRLSDEAFLTKAPPQVVDKEKANLAAREDKLAKLREHLSHIQE; from the coding sequence ATGTTTGAATCTGAACAAAACGAGATGCCAAAGGCTTACGAAGCGGCCAAGGTTGAGACTAAGTGGTATGAATATTGGATGAAGCAGGAATACTTCAAACCGAAGATAGACCATAATAAAGAGCCTTTCGTGATTATGATGCCTCCGCCCAATGTTACGGGCGGGTTGCACGTTGGGCATGCCTTAACCGCAACTCTGGAAGATATTATGATCCGTTGGCATCGTATGCTGGGTGAACCGACGTTATGGCTGCCCGGTTTTGACCACGCCGGTATTGCGGCGCAGGTGGTTGTTGAAAGGCAGCTGGCTGCGGAGGGAACCGATAAATATGATATGGGGCGTGAAAAATTCGAAAAAAGAATCTGGGAATGGGCCGGCGAGTGCCATGATACGATTATGCACCAGCACCAGCGCTTGGGTATTTCCTGCGATTGGAGCCGCGAACGCTTTACGCTGGACGAAAGTTTAAGCAAAGCCGTGCGCGAGGCCTTTGTGCGTTTGTACAATAAAGGGTTGATTTACAGAGGGGAACGCATTATCAACCGCTGTCCGCGCTGTGCTACGGCGCTTTCCGACCTTGAAGTTAATCATAAAGACGTTGAAGGTAATCTCTATTACATTCGCTATAAATTAGCCGGCGATGAAGAAAACTACCTGACGGTGGCAACGACGCGCCCCGAAACCCTTTTGGGCGATACTGCCATCGCCATTAATCCGGTCGATGAGAAATTAGCCAAGTTTATCGGTAAAAAGGCGATTGTTCCGGTTGTTAATCGTGAAATTCCGATTGTTGGTGACGAAGCCGTTGATTTGGAGTTTGGTACCGGAGCGGTTAAGGTTACTCCGGCGCACGATCCGGTTGACTTTGAAATCGGGCAAAGGCACAATCTGCCCCTTGTTAATATTTTAAACCCCGACGCCACAATGAACGAAAACGCCGGTCCTTATGTCGGGATGGACCGATTTGAATGCCGCAAAGCAATCATTACCGATCTTGATAAAGACGGCTTATTGGTTAAAATCGAACCCTATAACCATTCAATCGGGCACTGCTTCCGTTGCAATACCGTTGTCGAGCCGATTGCCAGTAAGCAATGGTTTGTAAAAACGGAGCCGCTGGCAAAGCCGGCAATCGAGGCCGTAACCGACGGGCGGATTACAATCCTCCCCGAGCGTTTTACCAAGGTTTATTTGAACTGGATGGAAAATATCCGCGATTGGTGTATATCACGGCAGTTATGGTGGGGGCACCGCATACCGGTCTGGTACTGCAAAGAGTGCGACGCTTTAACGGTTGATAATAAAGACCCTCAGTGTTGCTCAGGCTGCGGTTCATCCGCGATAGAACAAGACCCCGATGTCTTGGATACCTGGTTTAGTTCGGCGCTTTGGCCGCATTCAACTTTGGGCTGGCCCGATGATACGGAAGATTTGCGTTATTTCTACCCCACTTCGGTCCTGGAAACCGCTTACGATATCCTCTTTTTCTGGGTTGCGCGAATGATAATGCTGGGGATTGAAGATACCGGCAATATTCCTTTCCGCACGGTTTATCTGCACGGTTTGGTGCGTGACGAAAAGGGCGAGAAAATGAGTAAAACCAGGGGCAATGTGGTTGATCCCCTTGAACTGATGGATAAGTACGGCACTGATGCCTTGCGCTTTGCGCTTTCTACCGGTATATCACCGGGTAATGATACCAAGATTACCCCCATCAAAATGGAAGCCGGCCGGAACTTCGCCAACAAGATGTGGAATGCCACCCGTTTTGTGTTAAAGAGCATGGAATCCTATAACGGCGATATGAAGATAGAACGGGAATTTCTGCCGCTTGAAGACCGATGGATTTTAAGCCGCTTAAATTCAACCGTTGCCGATGTTGACAGGCTTATGCAGGAATACCAATTCGGCGAAGTACAGCGCCAAATCTACGATTTCCTGTGGGGTGAATTCTGCGATTGGTACATTGAAATCACCAAGGTCAGGTTAAATGCCGCCGAAGGCGTGATTTCCCCCATTCCGGTATTGATTGAAGTCTTGGAAAAATCGCTGCGCTTATTGCATCCGTTTATGCCGTTTATAACGGAAGAACTCTGGCAAAATATTGTTAGCAGGCTTCCCGCGGATAAAACAAGACCCGAATCAATTATGATTGCATCTTATCCCCGCACCGATAAATCACTTGAAGATAAGGCTGCCGAAGAGGTAATGGCTTCGGTAGTTGAAATTATCCGCTCCGTGCGCAATGCCAGAACCGAGTATAAAGTAGAGCAATCAAAGCTGATTGAGGCGATAATATATGCCGGTGAAAAAGAAAAGGAGATTGCCGCTTATGCTTCGGCAATCCAAACGTTGGCAAAGGCCGTTCCGGTTGTAAAAGGCGCAAGAGAAGGGGCGCTGCCCGAAAACGCGTTGGTTATAGCCCTTGAAGGAATCGAAATAGTGATTCCGATGCAAAGTATGGTTGATATTGAAGCTGAGAAAAAGCGTATCGGCAAAGAAATCGAACAATTGGATAACGATGTGGCTCGCCTTAAAAACAGGTTAAGCGATGAAGCATTCCTTACGAAAGCGCCGCCGCAGGTTGTTGATAAAGAAAAAGCGAATCTGGCGGCAAGAGAAGATAAACTGGCAAAACTGAGGGAACACTTATCGCATATCCAAGAATAA
- the coaBC gene encoding bifunctional phosphopantothenoylcysteine decarboxylase/phosphopantothenate--cysteine ligase CoaBC, with protein sequence MDILKDKTILLGITGGVSAYKSPDIASKLCQFGANVDVVMTESAAKFIPPLTLRSITGRHVFTDMWEEVPGFKSAHVALAEAADLILIAPATANSIAKIACGLADDILSCTVLATGAPVVLAPAMNDNMLNNPITQKNLSKLKDRGFTVIEPGFGHLLSGKIGQGRLPETAEIIDIIKLVLARGGDFAGKRIVVTAGGTREAIDPVRFIGNRSSGKMGVAVARAARDRGADVTVVTTVPVYPSAGMEIVTVESAEDMKQAVEKAVVGADALIMAAAVADYRAETICGSKIKKEDAVIELKMVKTADILSTLKGDFIRVGFAAESENLLENAKLKLERKGLNFIVANDITDKDSGFGADNNRVTIIDRNKQTEVLPLMSKCEVADKILDKIKEIM encoded by the coding sequence ATGGATATATTAAAAGATAAAACAATCCTTTTGGGAATAACCGGCGGCGTTTCCGCTTATAAATCTCCGGATATTGCCAGTAAACTTTGCCAATTTGGTGCAAATGTTGACGTCGTTATGACAGAGTCGGCCGCCAAGTTTATTCCCCCCTTAACTCTGCGCAGTATAACCGGCAGGCATGTTTTTACGGATATGTGGGAAGAGGTACCGGGCTTCAAATCCGCTCATGTGGCACTGGCCGAAGCGGCGGATTTAATTTTGATTGCCCCGGCAACCGCTAACAGTATTGCTAAAATTGCTTGCGGGCTGGCCGATGACATACTGAGCTGTACTGTTTTAGCTACCGGAGCACCTGTTGTTTTGGCTCCGGCGATGAACGATAACATGCTTAACAATCCGATAACTCAGAAAAATTTATCCAAACTTAAAGATAGAGGGTTTACCGTTATCGAGCCCGGATTCGGGCATCTTTTATCGGGTAAAATCGGGCAAGGGCGTCTGCCTGAAACGGCGGAAATAATCGATATCATCAAATTGGTATTGGCACGCGGCGGTGATTTTGCAGGTAAACGTATCGTGGTTACCGCAGGCGGTACCCGTGAGGCGATTGACCCCGTGCGTTTTATCGGTAACCGTTCCAGCGGTAAAATGGGGGTTGCCGTTGCCCGGGCGGCGCGCGACAGAGGGGCTGATGTTACCGTTGTAACAACCGTTCCCGTTTATCCTTCGGCAGGGATGGAAATTGTAACCGTTGAATCGGCCGAGGATATGAAACAAGCGGTTGAAAAAGCGGTTGTCGGCGCCGACGCGCTTATTATGGCGGCGGCGGTGGCGGATTATCGTGCCGAGACTATTTGCGGCAGTAAAATTAAAAAGGAAGATGCCGTTATTGAATTAAAAATGGTCAAAACCGCAGATATTCTATCAACCCTTAAGGGTGATTTTATTAGAGTCGGGTTTGCCGCCGAGAGCGAGAACCTGCTTGAAAATGCCAAATTAAAACTTGAGCGTAAAGGGCTTAATTTTATTGTTGCCAACGATATAACCGATAAAGACAGCGGCTTTGGTGCCGATAACAATCGTGTTACAATAATTGACAGAAATAAACAAACCGAAGTACTGCCGCTAATGTCCAAGTGCGAAGTGGCGGACAAGATTTTAGATAAGATTAAAGAAATAATGTAG
- a CDS encoding type III pantothenate kinase, translated as MLLAIDIGNTEITVGVFDGEQKKTTFQLTTSIHRTADENAVLLISVLKTRGLELSDINEVALCSVVPPLTSIFEGVVKRYFGLSPLVVAAGVKTGMRICMDNPKEVGADRIADAVAAKHLYGGPVIIVDMGTATTFEIVSQSGDYIGGAIAPGILSSSEALFQRAAMLPRIDLTVPGKVIGTNTVDAMKSGVFYGYVGLVESMVARLREEIGGKAKVIATGGFAGLIAKGTKAIDEVNPDLTLVGLRLIYEMNRE; from the coding sequence ATGTTACTGGCAATTGATATCGGAAACACGGAAATTACGGTTGGTGTATTTGACGGTGAGCAAAAAAAGACAACTTTTCAGCTTACAACTTCAATCCACCGCACCGCCGACGAAAACGCCGTTTTACTGATAAGCGTATTGAAAACGCGCGGTTTGGAGCTGTCGGATATTAATGAAGTCGCTTTATGCAGTGTTGTTCCTCCGCTGACTTCTATTTTTGAAGGAGTGGTCAAAAGATATTTCGGACTTTCGCCGCTTGTTGTCGCCGCGGGGGTCAAAACGGGCATGCGGATTTGTATGGACAATCCGAAAGAAGTCGGTGCCGATCGAATAGCGGATGCGGTTGCCGCCAAACACTTGTACGGCGGTCCGGTAATTATTGTTGATATGGGAACGGCAACTACTTTTGAAATTGTTTCTCAAAGCGGGGATTATATCGGCGGGGCGATTGCGCCGGGGATTCTTTCTTCCTCTGAAGCGCTCTTTCAAAGAGCCGCTATGCTTCCCAGAATTGATCTTACGGTGCCCGGTAAAGTGATTGGCACTAATACCGTAGACGCAATGAAATCGGGTGTATTTTACGGATACGTGGGTTTAGTGGAAAGCATGGTAGCGCGCTTACGGGAGGAAATCGGAGGCAAAGCCAAAGTGATTGCCACCGGCGGTTTTGCCGGGCTGATTGCCAAAGGAACAAAAGCGATTGACGAGGTTAATCCCGACCTGACGCTGGTCGGTCTGAGGCTGATTTACGAAATGAATCGCGAATAA
- a CDS encoding NAD(P)H-hydrate dehydratase → MKILTTSRMKQAEQESVKAGISLDTLMENAGKQVAVEVRRVLEEAFNKNIVVLCGPGNNGGDGLVCARYLNEWEAKVNVFLLGERNEKDANLKRVTQSRIPVYKNLDGLDSLLRTADVVIDALFGTGVNRPLEDIYRDALKKVAEAKSKYRRLKTVAVDIPSGLNGDSGECGSACLSSDYTITLGFPKVGLFIGRGPQKAGKIVIADIGIPDYIARDVRLELLDKDWAASVLPMRPLDANKGTFGKVLAVTGSPNYIGAAYLACTAAIRVGAGLVTLAIPVGLQPVMAPKLNEVTYLPLAESEKGIVSEGASSEVLSALQNYNVLLIGSGLGQHKMTAAFTRTVLFKKELSLRSVVDADALNILAKVPGWQQKLGMDAILTPHPGEMAGLTGISIEEIQKDRINIAMRFAKEWVKTIVLKGAYTVIASFDGRCYVAPFANPGLASAGTGDVLAGVIAGLMAQGLDNFSAACLGVWIHGQAGEAVKSELGDTGMLAGDLLPVLPKVIKALKDS, encoded by the coding sequence ATGAAGATTTTAACTACCTCTCGTATGAAACAAGCGGAACAGGAATCTGTTAAGGCAGGCATTTCTCTTGATACTCTAATGGAAAACGCCGGGAAACAGGTCGCCGTTGAGGTTCGCAGGGTTCTGGAGGAGGCGTTTAATAAAAATATAGTTGTCCTTTGCGGCCCGGGTAACAACGGCGGCGACGGTTTGGTGTGTGCCCGATATTTGAATGAATGGGAAGCCAAGGTCAATGTTTTTCTTTTGGGCGAGCGTAACGAAAAAGATGCTAATCTTAAAAGGGTAACCCAGAGCCGTATTCCGGTTTATAAAAACTTAGACGGACTGGATAGTCTGCTTCGAACAGCTGATGTTGTTATTGACGCATTATTCGGTACCGGCGTCAACCGTCCGCTTGAAGATATTTACAGAGATGCCCTTAAGAAAGTCGCTGAAGCTAAGTCTAAATATCGCCGTCTTAAAACAGTGGCGGTTGATATCCCCTCGGGTCTTAATGGTGATAGCGGTGAGTGCGGTTCCGCATGTCTTTCGTCTGATTACACAATAACACTCGGGTTTCCGAAAGTCGGTTTATTTATCGGTAGGGGTCCGCAAAAGGCGGGTAAAATTGTAATTGCCGATATCGGAATCCCCGATTATATCGCAAGAGACGTCAGGCTTGAGCTTTTAGATAAAGACTGGGCCGCATCGGTGCTTCCCATGCGCCCTTTGGATGCCAATAAAGGCACTTTCGGCAAAGTGCTGGCGGTTACCGGGTCCCCAAATTATATCGGGGCGGCTTATCTGGCGTGTACCGCTGCCATTAGGGTTGGCGCCGGATTGGTAACCCTGGCAATCCCCGTCGGATTACAGCCCGTTATGGCTCCAAAATTAAACGAAGTGACTTATTTACCGCTTGCGGAATCGGAAAAAGGGATTGTTTCCGAAGGCGCCTCTTCCGAGGTGTTGTCAGCTTTGCAAAATTATAATGTGCTGCTTATCGGGAGCGGTTTGGGTCAACACAAAATGACTGCCGCTTTTACAAGAACGGTTTTATTCAAAAAAGAATTGTCGCTTCGGTCGGTTGTTGATGCCGACGCCCTAAATATATTGGCAAAAGTACCGGGCTGGCAGCAGAAGCTGGGGATGGATGCAATTTTAACACCGCATCCCGGCGAAATGGCAGGTCTAACGGGAATATCTATCGAAGAGATTCAAAAAGACAGGATCAATATTGCCATGCGCTTTGCAAAGGAATGGGTTAAAACAATTGTCCTTAAAGGGGCTTATACGGTAATCGCCTCATTTGACGGAAGATGCTATGTTGCCCCGTTTGCTAACCCGGGGCTGGCCTCCGCCGGTACCGGCGATGTGTTGGCTGGGGTTATTGCCGGGCTTATGGCGCAAGGGTTGGATAATTTTAGCGCCGCCTGTTTAGGGGTTTGGATACACGGACAAGCCGGTGAAGCGGTTAAATCCGAGCTGGGAGATACCGGAATGCTTGCCGGTGATTTACTGCCGGTGCTGCCTAAGGTAATTAAGGCTCTAAAAGATAGTTAG